One genomic region from Syngnathus typhle isolate RoL2023-S1 ecotype Sweden linkage group LG17, RoL_Styp_1.0, whole genome shotgun sequence encodes:
- the axin1 gene encoding axin-1 isoform X1, protein MNVSNHGGFLVDPGGSFNEDAPRPPVPGEEGELVLTECHNKSLKCEASVATPRRPDQDLGYEPEGSASPTPPFLRWAESLHSLLDDQDGIHLFRTFLKQEACADLLDFWFACSGFRKLEAGEGNDEKRLKLAKAIYKKYILDNKGIVSRQIKTATKSFIKDSVMKLHIDPAMFDQAQTEIQTTMEENTYPLFLKSDIYLEHAQVGGESPKPYADQSPLLSDTKNLAGYLPTLTEHEEWRCESEEPADCDLVPRLTQRLLTETPSHRRFQEEYRHAPGREPADRYYANAGHALAPATSANDSEQQSMSSDADTLSLTDSSVDGIPPYRYHKPHRREMHESVRANGRVPLPLIPRTNRIPKDIHVAPERFAANLILRLEGVLRERETEERLRKLRLEEEGDEGFPAGIHPQKYVDYYGPFLRDAHEENPESILDEHVQRVMKTPGCQSPRTGRHSPKSRSPDAFKGAAGTAPPWGVQAKHPSRHALKGESGHHCKHHVHQAEAPWSVGSTNMEHAGYGSKSGAQCRRAFKREEEAAAPVEDLEKKQKILMWLMEGQKEMIRHKRSTYGSTAGSKKVPGPPSCPWDNVQPSHPFIQDPTMPPNPAPSPLIQLEEVRRRLAEEKMIKSGTLQPKQRYVMEVIQRGRTALRPAQFPPLSVVPAVSDCELSEPEHKATKKQVSNSMTVAYYFCGEPIPYRTSVKGRLVTLGQFKELLTKKGNYRYYFKKVSDEFDCGVVFEEVREDDATLPIFEEKIIGKVEKID, encoded by the exons ATGAACGTGAGCAACCACGGGGGCTTCCTGGTGGACCCGGGCGGCAGCTTCAATGAGGACGCGCCCAGACCTCCAGTCCCCGGGGAAGAGGGCGAGCTGGTGCTCACCGAGTGCCACAACAAAAGCCTCAAATGCGAGGCGTCCGTGGCCACGCCCAGGCGGCCGGACCAGGACTTGGGCTACGAACCGGAAGGCAGCGCTTCCCCCACGCCGCCTTTCCTGAGATGGGCCGAGTCGCTTCACTCGCTGCTGGACGACCAGGACGGCATCCATCTGTTCAGGACGTTTCTCAAGCAGGAAGCGTGCGCCGACCTGCTGGACTTTTGGTTCGCCTGCAGCGGTTTCCGCAAACTGGAAGCCGGCGAGGGCAACGACGAGAAGCGGCTAAAACTAGCCAAAGCCATTTATAAGAAGTACATCCTGGACAACAAGGGCATCGTTTCCAGGCAGATCAAAACGGCGACTAAGTCCTTCATCAAAGACTCCGTGATGAAGCTGCATATCGATCCGGCCATGTTCGACCAGGCCCAGACGGAGATTCAGACCACGATGGAGGAAAACACCTACcctttatttcttaaatcggaTATATACTTGGAACACGCTCAGGTAGGGGGCGAGAGTCCCAAGCCTTACGCCGATCAAAGCCCACTTTTGTCCGACACAAAGAATCTGGCTGGATATTTGCCCACGTTAACCGAGCACGAGGAGTGGAGATGTGAGTCGGAAGAACCTGCCGATTGTGACCTCGTGCCCAGACTCACTCAGAGGCTTCTCACAGAGACGCCATCGCATCGAAGATTCCAGGAAGAGTACAG ACATGCACCTGGTCGGGAGCCCGCCGACCGCTACTACGCCAACGCCGGACATGCGTTAGCTCCGGCCACCAGCGCTAACGACAGTGAGCAACAGAGTATGTCCAGCGACGCCGACACGCTTTCTCTCACTGACAGCAGCgt AGATGGCATCCCACCCTACAGATACCACAAACCTCATCGGCGGGAGATGCATGAAAGCGTTCGAGCAAACGGGCGCGTGCCGCTGCCTCTCATTCCC CGCACCAATAGGATTCCAAAGGACATTCACGTGGCGCCGGAGCGCTTCGCCGCCAACCTGATCCTACGCCTGGAAGGCGTCCTGAGAGAGAGGGAGACGGAGGAGCGACTGAGGAAATTACGACTG GAAGAGGAAGGCGATGAAGGCTTCCCCGCTGGTATTCACCCGCAGAAATACGTCGACTACTATGGCCCCTTCCTGAGAGACGCCCACGAGGAGAACCCGGAGAGTATCCTGGATGAGCACGTCCAACGGGTCATGAAAACTCCCGGCTGCCAATCGCCGCGAACGGGCCGCCACTCTCCCAAGTCCCGCTCGCCGGACGCTTTTAAAGGGGCGGCGGGGACTGCGCCCCCTTGGGGCGTTCAGGCTAAACATCCATCCAGGCATGCTCTCAAGGGAGAGTCGGGTCACCACTGCAAGCATCACGTGCACCAGGCGGAAGCACCTTGGAGTGTGGGATCCACAAACATGGAGCATGCAGGCTACGG GAGCAAAAGTGGCGCGCAGTGCAGACGAGCATTCAAGCGTGAGGAGGAAGCAGCGGCCCCTGTGGAAGACTTGGAGAAAAAGCAGAAGATCCTGATGTGGCTCATGGAAGGACAGAAGGAGATGATCCGACACAAGAGGAGCACGTACGG TAGCACTGCCGGATCCAAGAAGGTCCCGGGTCCTCCCAGCTGCCCTTGGGACAACGTGCAGCCGTCGCATCCTTTCATCCAGGATCCCACCATGCCGCCCAACCCAGCCCCGAGCCCCCTCATCCAACTAGAAGAGGTCCGTCGGCGCTTGGCGGAGGAGAAGATGATCAAGTCTGGAACGCTGCAGCCCAAGCAGAG GTATGTGATGGAGGTGATCCAGCGGGGTCGCACTGCACTCAGGCCTGCACAGTTCCCGCCGCTCAGCGTTGTGCCCGCCGTGTCGGACTGCGAGCTCTCCGAGCCCGA GCATAAAGCGACAAAAAAGCAAGTTTCCAACAGCATGACGGTGGCGTACTACTTCTGCGGGGAGCCCATACCGTACAGGACGTCCGTCAAGGGCCGGCTGGTGACACTCGGCCAGTTTAAAGAGCTGCTGACCAAGAAAGGAAACTACAG GTATTATTTCAAGAAGGTGAGCGACGAGTTTGACTGCGGGGTGGTGTTCGAGGAGGTGCGCGAGGACGACGCCACGCTCCCTATCTTTGAGGAGAAGATTATTGGCAAAGTTGAAAAGATCGACTAA
- the axin1 gene encoding axin-1 isoform X2 produces MNVSNHGGFLVDPGGSFNEDAPRPPVPGEEGELVLTECHNKSLKCEASVATPRRPDQDLGYEPEGSASPTPPFLRWAESLHSLLDDQDGIHLFRTFLKQEACADLLDFWFACSGFRKLEAGEGNDEKRLKLAKAIYKKYILDNKGIVSRQIKTATKSFIKDSVMKLHIDPAMFDQAQTEIQTTMEENTYPLFLKSDIYLEHAQVGGESPKPYADQSPLLSDTKNLAGYLPTLTEHEEWRCESEEPADCDLVPRLTQRLLTETPSHRRFQEEYRHAPGREPADRYYANAGHALAPATSANDSEQQSMSSDADTLSLTDSSVDGIPPYRYHKPHRREMHESVRANGRVPLPLIPRTNRIPKDIHVAPERFAANLILRLEGVLRERETEERLRKLRLEEEGDEGFPAGIHPQKYVDYYGPFLRDAHEENPESILDEHVQRVMKTPGCQSPRTGRHSPKSRSPDAFKGAAGTAPPWGVQAKHPSRHALKGESGHHCKHHVHQAEAPWSVGSTNMEHAGYGSKSGAQCRRAFKREEEAAAPVEDLEKKQKILMWLMEGQKEMIRHKRSTYGTAGSKKVPGPPSCPWDNVQPSHPFIQDPTMPPNPAPSPLIQLEEVRRRLAEEKMIKSGTLQPKQRYVMEVIQRGRTALRPAQFPPLSVVPAVSDCELSEPEHKATKKQVSNSMTVAYYFCGEPIPYRTSVKGRLVTLGQFKELLTKKGNYRYYFKKVSDEFDCGVVFEEVREDDATLPIFEEKIIGKVEKID; encoded by the exons ATGAACGTGAGCAACCACGGGGGCTTCCTGGTGGACCCGGGCGGCAGCTTCAATGAGGACGCGCCCAGACCTCCAGTCCCCGGGGAAGAGGGCGAGCTGGTGCTCACCGAGTGCCACAACAAAAGCCTCAAATGCGAGGCGTCCGTGGCCACGCCCAGGCGGCCGGACCAGGACTTGGGCTACGAACCGGAAGGCAGCGCTTCCCCCACGCCGCCTTTCCTGAGATGGGCCGAGTCGCTTCACTCGCTGCTGGACGACCAGGACGGCATCCATCTGTTCAGGACGTTTCTCAAGCAGGAAGCGTGCGCCGACCTGCTGGACTTTTGGTTCGCCTGCAGCGGTTTCCGCAAACTGGAAGCCGGCGAGGGCAACGACGAGAAGCGGCTAAAACTAGCCAAAGCCATTTATAAGAAGTACATCCTGGACAACAAGGGCATCGTTTCCAGGCAGATCAAAACGGCGACTAAGTCCTTCATCAAAGACTCCGTGATGAAGCTGCATATCGATCCGGCCATGTTCGACCAGGCCCAGACGGAGATTCAGACCACGATGGAGGAAAACACCTACcctttatttcttaaatcggaTATATACTTGGAACACGCTCAGGTAGGGGGCGAGAGTCCCAAGCCTTACGCCGATCAAAGCCCACTTTTGTCCGACACAAAGAATCTGGCTGGATATTTGCCCACGTTAACCGAGCACGAGGAGTGGAGATGTGAGTCGGAAGAACCTGCCGATTGTGACCTCGTGCCCAGACTCACTCAGAGGCTTCTCACAGAGACGCCATCGCATCGAAGATTCCAGGAAGAGTACAG ACATGCACCTGGTCGGGAGCCCGCCGACCGCTACTACGCCAACGCCGGACATGCGTTAGCTCCGGCCACCAGCGCTAACGACAGTGAGCAACAGAGTATGTCCAGCGACGCCGACACGCTTTCTCTCACTGACAGCAGCgt AGATGGCATCCCACCCTACAGATACCACAAACCTCATCGGCGGGAGATGCATGAAAGCGTTCGAGCAAACGGGCGCGTGCCGCTGCCTCTCATTCCC CGCACCAATAGGATTCCAAAGGACATTCACGTGGCGCCGGAGCGCTTCGCCGCCAACCTGATCCTACGCCTGGAAGGCGTCCTGAGAGAGAGGGAGACGGAGGAGCGACTGAGGAAATTACGACTG GAAGAGGAAGGCGATGAAGGCTTCCCCGCTGGTATTCACCCGCAGAAATACGTCGACTACTATGGCCCCTTCCTGAGAGACGCCCACGAGGAGAACCCGGAGAGTATCCTGGATGAGCACGTCCAACGGGTCATGAAAACTCCCGGCTGCCAATCGCCGCGAACGGGCCGCCACTCTCCCAAGTCCCGCTCGCCGGACGCTTTTAAAGGGGCGGCGGGGACTGCGCCCCCTTGGGGCGTTCAGGCTAAACATCCATCCAGGCATGCTCTCAAGGGAGAGTCGGGTCACCACTGCAAGCATCACGTGCACCAGGCGGAAGCACCTTGGAGTGTGGGATCCACAAACATGGAGCATGCAGGCTACGG GAGCAAAAGTGGCGCGCAGTGCAGACGAGCATTCAAGCGTGAGGAGGAAGCAGCGGCCCCTGTGGAAGACTTGGAGAAAAAGCAGAAGATCCTGATGTGGCTCATGGAAGGACAGAAGGAGATGATCCGACACAAGAGGAGCACGTACGG CACTGCCGGATCCAAGAAGGTCCCGGGTCCTCCCAGCTGCCCTTGGGACAACGTGCAGCCGTCGCATCCTTTCATCCAGGATCCCACCATGCCGCCCAACCCAGCCCCGAGCCCCCTCATCCAACTAGAAGAGGTCCGTCGGCGCTTGGCGGAGGAGAAGATGATCAAGTCTGGAACGCTGCAGCCCAAGCAGAG GTATGTGATGGAGGTGATCCAGCGGGGTCGCACTGCACTCAGGCCTGCACAGTTCCCGCCGCTCAGCGTTGTGCCCGCCGTGTCGGACTGCGAGCTCTCCGAGCCCGA GCATAAAGCGACAAAAAAGCAAGTTTCCAACAGCATGACGGTGGCGTACTACTTCTGCGGGGAGCCCATACCGTACAGGACGTCCGTCAAGGGCCGGCTGGTGACACTCGGCCAGTTTAAAGAGCTGCTGACCAAGAAAGGAAACTACAG GTATTATTTCAAGAAGGTGAGCGACGAGTTTGACTGCGGGGTGGTGTTCGAGGAGGTGCGCGAGGACGACGCCACGCTCCCTATCTTTGAGGAGAAGATTATTGGCAAAGTTGAAAAGATCGACTAA